A genomic window from Cloacibacillus evryensis DSM 19522 includes:
- a CDS encoding LuxR C-terminal-related transcriptional regulator, translating into METLLRLAREKRGDEEQEAMDRLLELCSRMRAGMAKIKESVSSISASLTRRERQISLLIKQGLTTKQIAELLGISDGTVRVVRQPQRIPTAYCIYFI; encoded by the coding sequence ATGGAAACGTTGCTGCGGCTGGCGCGGGAAAAACGCGGTGACGAAGAACAGGAAGCGATGGACAGGCTGTTGGAGCTCTGCTCGCGGATGCGCGCGGGAATGGCGAAGATCAAAGAGTCGGTCAGCTCCATCAGCGCCTCTTTGACGCGGCGGGAGCGCCAGATATCGCTGCTGATAAAGCAGGGGCTCACGACGAAACAAATCGCCGAACTGCTCGGCATCTCCGACGGTACGGTGCGCGTTGTTCGTCAGCCACAGAGGATACCCACAGCCTATTGTATTTATTTTATATGA
- a CDS encoding diguanylate cyclase domain-containing protein encodes MVRKVLIVDDDRMNRQKLRAILQTDYTILEAGSGKAALELLRQDPEGISAVLLDILMPEMDGCEVLRLCREDVLLSQLPVIVVTDLEDESSRVKALSLGASDFVTKPCHPDIVAHTLRNNIALRETVSIVNAIQKDKPDGLYTRELEKERRATVEQLLILSDVAHDLLAQTDTRTGIDGTLRKLMEYFDGARAYIFEIDREKSIAVNTYEVCAEGVTEEKDNLQTVPLHLLDYWHRVFEHRNYIAIMDVNELDESRAEERDILLVQGVSSLFAVPLCRDGKVFGILGVDDPKRQMTQLDRLLALGDYIAVMLTRRDYEARLAENARTLTQMIQDMPGGYIKMCITKTGVVAEFVNDEFCRMCGMTHEQAVALYAADAYAGVHPDDLYLASSVLNKAIAARTTVSLRLRFANGCGGYTPIQAFYRVTEDSDGLHLSGYYTDATEMDRAERQRRDLLENLPCGAGIYEIAGNVTHATYLNKLYRAFLKREIGEMRDVSVFELVHPDDVEKLKEEIQTALTGNKDGVCDVRIMDGSGGYLPFHLTGRVMELGKDKTAIYVTYIPITEKEMQMQRRAETDGMTGVYNKLTAETLIRKRLDGEGGVPCAMMIADIDGLKTINDSMGHPQGDRAICFIADALKALFGKTDIVGRMGGDEFVVFLKDVEGRDELESMALKLQRSLSGARIGAADDYPVRMSVGIAETRTGEAAFDELYSRADKALYEAKRNGKNQYAFYAEDM; translated from the coding sequence ATGGTGCGAAAGGTCCTCATCGTTGACGACGACAGAATGAACCGGCAGAAGCTCCGGGCGATACTGCAAACGGACTATACGATCCTTGAAGCGGGGAGCGGTAAAGCCGCCTTGGAGCTGCTGCGTCAGGATCCGGAAGGCATCTCGGCGGTGTTGCTGGATATCCTTATGCCTGAAATGGACGGCTGCGAGGTGCTGCGCCTCTGTCGGGAGGACGTCCTGCTCTCGCAGCTCCCTGTCATTGTCGTGACCGATTTGGAGGACGAAAGCTCCCGCGTCAAGGCGCTGTCGCTGGGAGCCAGCGATTTTGTGACCAAACCATGTCACCCGGATATCGTCGCTCATACGCTGCGCAACAATATCGCCCTGCGGGAAACCGTCTCCATTGTCAACGCGATACAGAAGGATAAGCCTGACGGACTATATACGAGGGAGCTGGAGAAAGAACGGCGAGCGACGGTCGAGCAGCTTCTCATTTTGAGCGACGTAGCCCACGACCTGCTGGCACAGACGGATACAAGGACGGGCATCGACGGCACTCTGCGAAAGCTCATGGAGTATTTTGACGGAGCACGCGCGTATATTTTTGAGATTGACCGCGAAAAGTCTATCGCCGTCAACACCTACGAGGTCTGCGCCGAGGGCGTGACGGAGGAAAAGGACAATCTTCAGACAGTTCCCCTGCACCTGTTGGATTATTGGCACAGAGTCTTTGAACATCGGAATTATATCGCCATCATGGACGTAAACGAGCTGGATGAAAGCCGCGCGGAGGAGCGCGACATTTTACTTGTGCAGGGCGTTAGCTCCCTGTTCGCGGTGCCGCTTTGCCGGGACGGAAAAGTATTTGGGATACTGGGCGTGGACGACCCCAAACGGCAGATGACGCAGCTTGACCGTCTTCTGGCGTTGGGCGACTACATCGCCGTCATGCTCACTAGGCGCGACTATGAGGCGCGGCTTGCCGAAAACGCCCGGACGCTGACGCAGATGATTCAGGATATGCCCGGCGGCTATATAAAGATGTGCATCACAAAAACCGGCGTCGTGGCAGAGTTCGTGAACGACGAATTCTGCCGCATGTGCGGAATGACGCACGAACAGGCCGTAGCGCTGTACGCCGCAGACGCTTACGCTGGCGTGCATCCGGACGATCTGTATTTGGCCAGCTCCGTTTTGAACAAGGCCATCGCCGCCCGGACGACGGTATCCCTGCGTCTCCGCTTCGCCAACGGCTGCGGCGGCTACACGCCAATACAGGCTTTCTACCGCGTGACGGAGGACTCGGACGGCCTGCATCTCAGCGGCTACTATACCGATGCCACGGAAATGGACAGGGCTGAGAGGCAGCGGCGTGATCTTTTGGAAAACCTGCCCTGCGGCGCCGGTATTTATGAGATTGCCGGAAACGTCACCCACGCCACCTATCTCAACAAGCTGTACCGGGCTTTTCTGAAGCGCGAGATCGGCGAGATGAGAGATGTCTCCGTATTCGAGCTCGTCCACCCCGACGATGTAGAAAAGCTGAAGGAGGAAATCCAGACGGCGCTGACCGGGAATAAGGACGGCGTCTGCGATGTCCGCATCATGGACGGCTCGGGCGGGTATCTCCCGTTCCATCTGACAGGCCGGGTAATGGAACTCGGCAAAGATAAGACCGCTATCTATGTGACCTATATCCCGATCACCGAAAAGGAAATGCAGATGCAGCGGCGGGCCGAAACAGACGGCATGACCGGCGTTTACAACAAGCTGACTGCAGAGACGCTGATCCGTAAGAGGCTGGACGGCGAAGGCGGCGTCCCCTGCGCGATGATGATCGCCGATATTGACGGCCTCAAGACGATAAACGACTCCATGGGGCATCCGCAGGGCGATCGGGCGATATGCTTCATCGCGGACGCGCTCAAGGCGTTGTTTGGGAAAACCGATATCGTCGGGCGCATGGGCGGCGATGAGTTCGTCGTATTTTTAAAGGACGTGGAGGGACGGGACGAACTGGAAAGCATGGCGTTGAAGCTGCAGCGGAGTTTATCCGGCGCGCGGATCGGTGCGGCGGACGATTACCCCGTCCGCATGAGCGTCGGCATCGCCGAGACCCGCACAGGCGAGGCGGCCTTCGACGAGCTCTATTCTCGGGCCGACAAGGCGCTTTACGAGGCCAAACGGAACGGGAAAAACCAATATGCGTTCTATGCGGAGGATATGTAG
- a CDS encoding RluA family pseudouridine synthase yields MCSANNNFIRENINEEGEGLLAPPSSSAAQRFMIGAELDAHRLDFAVSRLLGVSRGYAQKLIKEGHASLVPERRVKPSVKVAVGDLIEVEIPPAETLDLEPQDVAFETVYDDADVIVVDKPAGLVVHPAPGHWSGTLVHGLLFRYPDLGTLNGVRRPGIVHRLDATTSGLMVVARNGLAQEGLFRDFKARRIRKEYLALCYGQTPALRGSVKYPIDRDPYNRLRMACVEDGREAWTDYERLWSVNDYSLVKCTLHSGRTHQIRVHMQAVRCPLVGDRLYAPSRRSPFGPERIFLHSWKLGFKHPRTGDDMFFTRPLPPELSGFLRAIRSPR; encoded by the coding sequence ATGTGCTCAGCAAACAATAATTTCATTCGGGAAAATATAAACGAAGAGGGGGAAGGGCTGCTCGCCCCCCCCTCTTCTTCTGCCGCGCAGAGATTCATGATCGGGGCGGAGTTGGATGCCCATCGCCTAGACTTCGCCGTCTCCCGGCTTCTTGGCGTGAGCCGCGGTTATGCGCAGAAGCTGATAAAAGAGGGACACGCCTCGCTTGTGCCCGAGCGCCGCGTCAAACCGTCGGTGAAGGTCGCTGTAGGCGATTTGATTGAAGTGGAAATACCTCCGGCGGAGACGCTGGACCTGGAGCCGCAGGACGTTGCCTTTGAGACGGTCTATGATGACGCCGACGTGATCGTCGTCGACAAACCGGCGGGGCTGGTGGTGCACCCCGCGCCGGGACACTGGAGCGGCACTCTCGTTCACGGCCTGCTCTTTCGCTACCCTGATCTCGGAACGCTGAACGGCGTCAGACGTCCGGGGATCGTCCACCGGCTTGACGCGACGACCTCGGGGCTGATGGTGGTGGCGCGCAACGGGCTCGCCCAGGAGGGGCTCTTCCGCGATTTCAAAGCGCGCCGGATAAGAAAAGAGTACCTTGCCCTCTGCTACGGCCAGACGCCCGCCCTCCGCGGTTCCGTCAAATACCCGATCGACCGCGACCCGTACAACCGTCTGCGCATGGCCTGCGTAGAGGACGGCAGGGAGGCCTGGACGGATTACGAAAGGCTCTGGAGCGTGAACGACTATTCGCTCGTAAAATGCACGCTGCACAGCGGCCGTACGCACCAGATCCGGGTCCACATGCAGGCGGTCAGGTGTCCGCTTGTCGGCGACCGGCTCTACGCGCCCTCCAGAAGATCGCCCTTCGGTCCGGAGCGGATATTCCTCCATTCATGGAAATTGGGTTTCAAACATCCCCGCACCGGCGATGATATGTTCTTCACCCGGCCTCTCCCGCCCGAGCTGAGCGGCTTCCTGCGGGCAATACGAAGCCCGCGTTAA
- the ileS gene encoding isoleucine--tRNA ligase, which translates to MANDYKDTLFLPKTDFPMRANLSQREPEFLKFWYDIDVYNELKKKNKDKPSFILHDGPPYANASIHIGTATNKILKDFVVKYKWQRGYFAPYVPGYDTHGLPTELKVLKEQSLNKDEIDPIELREKCAAYARTFADIQTGQFKRLGVIGDWDHPYMTLVPAYEATQIEGFAEMIDKGLVYKGRKAIYWCTDCQTALAAAEIEYADETSPSIFVAYNYTDAAKIFPELAGKDVDVIIWTTTPWTLPASMAVAVHPRYDYGFYQVGDKIYLIAQGLKAEVEKATQLDFGEPILSCKGARLENSLAQHPFYDRATPFVLADYVTLDSGTGCVHTAPGHGTEDYETGVRYGIDIYNPVDETGHYYKDTPIFGGMSLAEGEKKVFELLGESKRLLGKLKITHSYPHCWRCKKPVIFRATDQWFVSVADFRDEALKHIDEVQWVPDWGKDRITNMVRDRSDWCISRQRTWGVPIPAFYCEDCGEVILTGDRVRRVADKIREHGSNCWWKMTPEELVGDLAVCPKCGSRHLRKESDIMDVWFDSGSSHSAVLDNWEDLSWPADMYLEGSDQHRGWFQTSLLNSVATRGAAPYKIVLTHGFIMGPDGQKMSKSLGNVMKPEKIIDKNGADILRLWVASSDYRGDVRISEEIFRNLIESYRRIRNTARFLLANLDGFDPATDILPHEELAPVDQYIMLKLERLRTRVTTGFDEYEFHQPMTLIHQFCDNELSSFYIDVSKDKLYADAKDAMSRRSIRTVMWQVLQAVTQMMSSVLSFTAEEIWQKMREMDPSLPQSVLLADWPRGLADGIDPAVEEEWDMLMLARQGVLRGLESARGKGVIGHPLDADVQIKLSDYYKSLAGKIDDETWENILIVSSCKVVDEVKEAGIVYDDETTGLRVGVNRSAAEKCPRCWKRRPEVAEKGLCDRCRDVLSKQ; encoded by the coding sequence ATGGCGAACGATTATAAGGATACCCTGTTTCTCCCCAAAACCGATTTTCCCATGCGTGCCAATCTGTCACAGCGTGAGCCGGAATTTCTGAAATTCTGGTACGATATCGATGTTTACAATGAGCTCAAGAAAAAAAATAAGGACAAGCCCTCCTTCATCTTGCACGACGGGCCTCCCTATGCGAACGCCAGCATCCATATCGGTACGGCGACAAACAAAATATTAAAGGACTTCGTCGTTAAATATAAGTGGCAGCGCGGCTATTTTGCCCCTTATGTGCCCGGCTACGACACGCACGGCCTTCCCACCGAACTGAAAGTGCTCAAGGAACAGAGCCTCAACAAGGATGAGATCGACCCCATCGAGCTGCGTGAAAAATGTGCCGCTTACGCGCGCACCTTCGCCGATATCCAGACGGGGCAGTTCAAGCGCCTAGGCGTCATCGGAGACTGGGACCATCCATATATGACCCTCGTTCCGGCCTACGAAGCGACACAGATAGAAGGGTTCGCCGAAATGATCGACAAGGGCCTTGTCTACAAGGGACGCAAGGCCATTTACTGGTGCACCGACTGCCAGACGGCGCTCGCGGCGGCGGAGATCGAATACGCCGACGAGACCTCACCGTCGATATTCGTCGCTTACAATTACACCGACGCGGCAAAAATATTCCCCGAGCTTGCGGGGAAGGATGTCGACGTCATCATCTGGACCACCACGCCCTGGACCCTTCCCGCCTCGATGGCGGTCGCCGTTCATCCGCGCTATGATTATGGCTTCTATCAGGTCGGAGACAAAATATACCTCATCGCGCAGGGGCTCAAAGCCGAAGTGGAAAAGGCTACGCAGCTCGATTTTGGCGAACCGATCCTCTCCTGCAAGGGGGCGAGGCTCGAAAACTCGCTCGCTCAGCACCCGTTCTATGACCGCGCCACGCCATTCGTACTGGCGGATTACGTAACGCTCGACTCCGGCACCGGCTGCGTGCATACCGCGCCCGGCCACGGTACGGAAGACTATGAGACAGGCGTGCGCTACGGCATCGATATCTACAATCCGGTCGACGAGACCGGACATTACTATAAAGACACGCCCATTTTCGGAGGCATGTCGCTCGCGGAGGGAGAAAAAAAGGTCTTTGAGCTCCTCGGAGAATCGAAACGCCTGCTCGGCAAACTCAAAATAACCCACTCCTACCCGCACTGCTGGCGCTGCAAAAAGCCCGTCATCTTCCGCGCCACGGACCAGTGGTTCGTCTCCGTCGCCGATTTCCGTGACGAGGCGCTCAAGCATATCGACGAAGTCCAGTGGGTGCCCGACTGGGGCAAAGACCGCATCACGAACATGGTGCGCGACCGTTCCGACTGGTGCATCAGCCGCCAGCGTACATGGGGCGTACCCATCCCGGCCTTCTACTGCGAAGACTGCGGCGAAGTCATACTCACGGGAGACCGTGTGCGCCGCGTGGCGGACAAGATCCGCGAACACGGCAGCAACTGCTGGTGGAAAATGACGCCGGAAGAGCTCGTCGGCGACCTTGCGGTCTGCCCGAAGTGCGGCAGCCGTCATCTTCGTAAAGAATCAGATATCATGGATGTCTGGTTCGACTCAGGTTCGAGCCACTCGGCGGTCCTCGACAACTGGGAAGACCTCAGCTGGCCCGCCGACATGTACCTTGAGGGAAGCGACCAGCACCGCGGCTGGTTCCAGACGTCGCTGCTCAACAGCGTGGCGACGCGCGGCGCGGCCCCTTACAAGATCGTCCTTACCCACGGCTTTATCATGGGGCCTGACGGACAGAAAATGTCAAAATCCCTCGGCAACGTCATGAAGCCGGAAAAAATAATCGACAAAAACGGCGCGGACATCCTCCGCCTCTGGGTCGCCTCCTCCGATTACCGCGGAGACGTGCGCATATCGGAAGAGATATTCCGCAACCTTATCGAGTCATACAGACGGATACGCAACACGGCGCGCTTCCTGCTCGCGAACCTCGACGGTTTTGATCCCGCGACGGACATCCTGCCGCATGAGGAGCTCGCCCCGGTCGACCAGTACATCATGCTGAAGCTCGAGCGCCTGCGGACGCGCGTGACGACGGGATTCGACGAATACGAATTCCATCAGCCGATGACGCTCATCCACCAGTTCTGCGACAACGAGCTTTCGTCGTTCTACATCGACGTCAGCAAGGACAAACTTTATGCGGACGCCAAAGACGCCATGAGCCGCCGCTCGATCCGCACCGTTATGTGGCAGGTACTGCAGGCGGTGACGCAGATGATGTCCTCCGTCCTCTCCTTCACGGCGGAAGAGATCTGGCAGAAAATGCGGGAAATGGACCCGTCGCTGCCGCAGAGCGTCCTGCTCGCGGACTGGCCTCGCGGCCTCGCCGACGGCATCGACCCCGCGGTGGAAGAGGAGTGGGATATGCTGATGCTTGCGCGCCAAGGCGTGCTGCGCGGCCTGGAATCGGCGCGCGGCAAGGGCGTCATCGGCCATCCGCTCGACGCAGACGTGCAGATCAAACTCAGCGACTACTACAAATCTCTCGCCGGCAAGATCGACGACGAGACGTGGGAAAACATCCTCATCGTCTCCTCCTGCAAAGTCGTGGATGAAGTCAAAGAGGCCGGTATCGTCTACGACGACGAGACTACGGGACTGCGCGTCGGCGTCAACAGATCCGCGGCGGAAAAGTGCCCCCGGTGCTGGAAAAGGCGTCCGGAAGTGGCGGAGAAGGGGCTTTGCGACCGCTGCCGCGATGTGCTCAGCAAACAATAA
- a CDS encoding diacylglycerol kinase, giving the protein MEQWKNKGLFAKTLYSLNGLRTAFVTEKAIRHETLGVAAAVTLALFMGRGWEDIFCVLLASLFPMTVELINTAVERIIDTHFGPAFREEVRIQKDTLSAAVFLSLIIGYGLCIKIIFF; this is encoded by the coding sequence GTGGAACAGTGGAAGAACAAAGGACTTTTTGCAAAAACTCTCTATTCGCTGAACGGCCTCCGCACAGCATTCGTGACGGAGAAGGCCATCCGCCACGAGACTTTAGGCGTGGCCGCGGCAGTCACGCTCGCGCTCTTCATGGGGCGCGGCTGGGAAGATATTTTCTGCGTCCTCCTGGCCTCACTGTTCCCCATGACGGTAGAACTGATAAACACGGCGGTCGAAAGGATCATCGATACGCACTTCGGCCCCGCTTTCAGGGAAGAGGTGCGTATACAGAAGGATACTCTTTCGGCCGCCGTGTTTTTGAGCCTTATTATCGGCTACGGCCTCTGTATAAAAATTATTTTCTTTTGA
- a CDS encoding SpoIVB peptidase S55 domain-containing protein: MKKITTIIALAAAAAAIITGAAGAADRFVPADPVMPLSRIKPGMTGYARTVLSGTAITPFKVTVLGIVPRKTNPKNLILIRVEDKYVRENGGIASGMSGSPVYVDGKLIGAIGYGWSFADNNLGLVTPIEEMTKAMDWPEKLPWFDIPEVAAEQPASADKKTEPASDDKAVSPDQAPVPGGAEALSADNSQIIVSGEKLEKKMMPLTVDGISDRYAKRLEEKLGLRVIPLGSSAAGGSPVNLKWEPKPGAAMGAALAWGDFVAGGIGTLTAVSKDGRFVAFAHPMFNRGSVSYAMMDASIIKIIPGLESSFKLGYLNKITGLVTQDRPEAIGGRLGQLAAASSYTVNFRNIETKESETKRFQTVSDPYVGPEVGTTGILGVIDSLWAQRGSGTALVSYSVSGGNLSPAWTRRNIFYSEKDVVKSLQKEIEAMGKAMSLNPFREISPYGVQVDVEVTKTPRVVFIEKIEIADEKDFYKPGDKLKVDVTFRPWRKAPLVKSFELTVPENAVSFCEVTARGGGIEEPSQEPLLTGTRAITTFSELLAELKTKETNNQIIVELSGPEKDALKKKKAKTTTDKDKEKISEATGVKGDKTEEKKPAPGRGARPPKKGDKESFTPGDLLEDRFVSEIKAERIKEGAMVIADTNYYIEGVLRKFIKIKSGLSPEIISDDELAEIIASKSEESDAADDDEDAEVLPPEGEGDGDEEDGFSILIPGRR; encoded by the coding sequence ATGAAAAAAATCACGACAATTATTGCGTTGGCCGCCGCCGCAGCCGCCATTATCACCGGCGCGGCGGGGGCTGCCGACAGGTTTGTGCCAGCCGATCCGGTGATGCCTCTTTCGCGGATAAAGCCCGGGATGACCGGCTACGCGAGAACGGTGCTCTCCGGCACAGCGATAACGCCCTTCAAGGTCACGGTGTTGGGGATAGTTCCGCGGAAGACGAACCCTAAAAACCTGATCCTTATTCGGGTGGAAGATAAATATGTGCGCGAAAACGGCGGGATCGCCTCCGGCATGAGCGGCTCTCCCGTCTATGTCGACGGGAAGCTCATCGGTGCGATCGGTTATGGATGGTCCTTCGCCGATAACAACCTCGGCCTCGTAACTCCGATAGAGGAGATGACGAAGGCCATGGATTGGCCGGAAAAACTGCCATGGTTCGATATTCCGGAGGTGGCGGCGGAGCAGCCGGCAAGCGCCGATAAAAAGACCGAGCCCGCATCCGACGATAAGGCCGTTTCGCCTGACCAGGCCCCGGTTCCCGGCGGCGCGGAGGCGCTTTCTGCCGACAATTCACAGATAATAGTGTCGGGGGAAAAACTTGAAAAAAAGATGATGCCGCTGACGGTGGACGGGATCAGCGACCGCTACGCGAAACGCCTTGAAGAAAAGCTCGGCCTTCGCGTCATCCCGCTGGGATCATCCGCCGCGGGAGGCAGCCCCGTCAACCTGAAGTGGGAACCGAAGCCCGGCGCGGCGATGGGAGCCGCGCTTGCCTGGGGCGATTTCGTGGCCGGAGGCATCGGAACATTGACCGCCGTTTCAAAAGACGGACGCTTCGTCGCCTTCGCCCACCCGATGTTCAACCGCGGCAGCGTCTCCTACGCGATGATGGACGCCAGCATCATCAAAATAATCCCCGGCCTGGAAAGCTCCTTCAAGCTCGGCTATCTCAATAAAATAACCGGGCTCGTGACGCAGGACCGCCCGGAGGCGATCGGCGGACGCCTCGGACAGCTCGCCGCCGCCTCCAGCTATACGGTGAACTTCCGCAACATCGAGACCAAAGAGAGCGAAACAAAGCGTTTTCAGACCGTATCCGATCCCTACGTCGGACCTGAGGTCGGCACGACCGGCATCTTGGGGGTGATCGACAGCCTTTGGGCTCAGCGCGGCTCCGGCACGGCGCTCGTATCCTATTCGGTCTCCGGCGGCAACCTCTCGCCGGCGTGGACGCGCCGCAACATATTCTACTCCGAAAAGGACGTCGTCAAATCTCTCCAGAAGGAGATCGAGGCGATGGGCAAGGCGATGTCGCTGAACCCCTTCCGCGAAATCAGCCCTTACGGCGTACAGGTCGACGTAGAGGTGACAAAGACGCCGCGGGTAGTATTTATCGAAAAGATCGAGATCGCCGATGAGAAAGATTTCTACAAACCCGGGGATAAGCTGAAGGTCGACGTCACCTTCCGTCCGTGGAGAAAGGCCCCGCTGGTAAAGAGTTTTGAGCTGACCGTTCCGGAGAACGCCGTCTCCTTCTGCGAGGTAACGGCGCGCGGCGGCGGCATCGAAGAACCGTCGCAGGAGCCGCTGCTGACGGGAACGCGCGCGATAACTACCTTCAGCGAATTGCTTGCCGAGCTGAAGACAAAAGAGACCAACAACCAGATAATAGTGGAACTCAGCGGCCCGGAGAAGGACGCGCTGAAAAAGAAAAAAGCCAAGACGACGACCGATAAAGACAAGGAAAAGATCAGCGAGGCCACGGGCGTCAAGGGAGATAAAACAGAGGAGAAAAAACCCGCTCCCGGGCGCGGCGCGCGGCCTCCCAAAAAGGGAGATAAAGAGTCGTTTACCCCCGGAGACCTTCTCGAGGACCGCTTTGTCAGCGAGATCAAAGCCGAGCGCATAAAAGAGGGCGCGATGGTGATCGCCGATACCAACTACTACATCGAGGGCGTGCTGCGCAAGTTTATCAAAATAAAGAGCGGCCTCTCGCCGGAGATCATCAGCGACGACGAATTGGCGGAGATCATCGCCTCCAAGTCGGAGGAAAGCGACGCGGCTGACGACGACGAAGATGCGGAGGTATTGCCTCCGGAGGGTGAAGGCGACGGCGACGAAGAGGATGGCTTCTCGATCCTTATCCCCGGCCGCCGCTAG